A region of Lycium barbarum isolate Lr01 chromosome 3, ASM1917538v2, whole genome shotgun sequence DNA encodes the following proteins:
- the LOC132632206 gene encoding uncharacterized protein LOC132632206 yields MEKQVLDYVLVPVGLVFMVVYHVWLLHRILKHPSRTVIGINSINRHFWVRAMMEDPSKNGVLAVQTLRNNIMASTLLASTAIMLSSLIAVLMTGGSKGRSIGFHVYGDTSELCLSIKFFSILVCFMVAFLFNVQSIRYYSHASILINVPYKKLDSSRHCVTAAYVGRTVNRGSYFWSLGLRAFYFSFPLFLWIFGPIPMFLCCIFLVFMLYFLDGSSDFGWIAPTDVETQQTA; encoded by the exons ATGGAGAAACAAGTTTTGGATTACGTGTTGGTACCAGTAGGCCTCGTCTTCATGGTTGTTTATCATGTATGGCTTCTTCATCGCATCCTTAAACACCCTTCCCGAACTGTCATCGGCATCAATTCCATCAATCGTCACTTCTGGGTTCGCGCTATGATGGAG GACCCCTCGAAAAATGGAGTTCTAGCTGTACAGACATTAAGGAACAACATAATGGCGTCAACACTTTTGGCATCTACGGCGATTATGCTCAGTTCTCTGATCGCCGTTTTAATGACCGGCGGAAGCAAGGGCCGTTCTATCGGTTTTCATGTTTACGGAGACACAAGCGAGCTTTGCCTGTCGATTAAGTTCTTCTCTATATTGGTATGTTTTATGGTGGCGTTTTTGTTTAATGTGCAGTCAATCAGGTATTACAGTCACGCTAGCATACTCATAAACGTGCCCTACAAGAAATTGGATTCTTCGAGACATTGTGTGACAGCGGCGTATGTAGGGAGAACAGTGAATAGAGGCAGCTATTTCTGGTCACTTGGACTGCGTGCGTTTTATTTTTCGTTTCCGTTATTTTTGTGGATCTTTGGACCTATTCCTATGTTCCTTTGCTGCATTTTCCtggtttttatgctttatttcctcGACGGTAGTTCAGATTTTGGGTGGATTGCACCAACTGATGTGGAGACTCAACAGACAGCTTGA
- the LOC132632205 gene encoding uncharacterized protein LOC132632205 codes for MEKQILDYMLVPLGLLFMMAYHVWLLRRILKHPTQTVIGINSINRRFWVLARMEDSSKNGILAVQTLRNNIMASTLLASTAIMLSSVIAVLMTGGTSGRSVSFHVYGDKSGLCLSIKFFSILVCFMVAFLFNVQSIRYYSHASILINVPYNKLDSSRHCVTAEYVGRTVNRGSYFWSLGLRAFYFSFPLFLWIFGPIPMFLCCIFLVVMLYFLDVSSDIGWVAPTDVDTQQTV; via the exons ATGGAGAAACAAATTCTAGATTATATGTTGGTGCCGCTGGGCTTGCTTTTCATGATGGCTTATCACGTCTGGCTGCTTCGACGCATTCTTAAACACCCAACTCAAACAGTCATTGGCATCAACTCCATCAACCGTCGCTTTTGGGTTCTTGCTAGGATGGAG GATTCATCCAAGAATGGGATTCTAGCAGTACAAACGTTAAGGAACAACATTATGGCGTCAACCCTTTTGGCATCTACAGCTATTATGCTTAGTTCTGTCATCGCCGTTTTAATGACCGGCGGAACCAGCGGTCGTTCAGTCAGTTTTCACGTTTACGGGGACAAGAGTGGGCTTTGTTTGTCAATTAAGTTCTTCTCCATATTGGTATGTTTCATGGTGGCGTTTTTGTTCAACGTGCAGTCAATCAGATATTATAGTCATGCTAGCATACTTATCAACGTGCCCTACAATAAGTTGGATTCTTCAAGACATTGTGTGACGGCTGAGTACGTCGGGAGGACAGTGAATAGAGGCAGCTATTTCTGGTCACTTGGACTGCGTGCCTTTTACTTTTCATTTCCGCTATTTTTGTGGATCTTTGGTCCTATTCCTATGTTTCTCTGCTGCATTTTCCTGGTCGTGATGCTTTATTTTCTGGACGTCAGTTCTGATATTGGATGGGTTGCACCAACTGATGTGGACACTCAGCAAACCGTTTGA